Proteins found in one Corynebacterium sanguinis genomic segment:
- a CDS encoding ABC transporter ATP-binding protein gives MATVVFRQASRIFDPERPSAANRINLEIADGEFLVLVGPSGCGKSTTLRMLAGLEPVDEGEILIDGEDVARTQPRDRDVAMVFQSYALYPNMTARQNMAFALKNAKVDRAVIEERVAFAARMLELEDLLDKKPAAMSGGQRQRVAMGRAIVRQPKVFLMDEPLSNLDAKLRVSTRAQILELQRSLGTTTVYVTHDQTEAMTMGDRVCVLKQGVVQQVDTPRTLYTNPGNSFVAGFIGTPAITLIDAVEVNNATATIGSVQYNIPSAIASKINEANVLVGVRPENWEIVGVGAGAAGRAVPVVVNIIEHLGAQQYVYGTCAADAGVSVRGENITVEVPRGVEIEKGDTIYLRPAAGGALFFHPETEINYDYL, from the coding sequence ATGGCGACAGTAGTTTTTCGGCAGGCCTCGCGGATCTTCGATCCGGAGCGGCCATCCGCTGCAAACCGTATCAACCTCGAAATTGCTGACGGGGAATTCTTGGTTCTGGTCGGCCCCTCCGGTTGCGGCAAGTCAACGACACTGAGGATGCTCGCAGGTCTTGAACCAGTCGACGAGGGCGAGATTCTGATCGACGGAGAGGATGTCGCGCGGACTCAACCGCGTGACCGCGACGTCGCCATGGTTTTCCAATCCTATGCTCTTTACCCGAATATGACCGCACGCCAGAACATGGCCTTTGCGTTGAAGAACGCGAAAGTGGATCGGGCAGTCATCGAAGAACGCGTCGCGTTCGCGGCTCGCATGCTCGAACTCGAGGACCTGCTTGACAAGAAGCCCGCGGCGATGTCTGGCGGTCAGCGACAGCGAGTGGCAATGGGTCGCGCGATTGTGCGCCAGCCCAAGGTATTCCTCATGGACGAGCCCTTGAGCAACTTGGATGCGAAGTTGCGTGTGTCCACGCGAGCACAGATCCTAGAGCTGCAGCGCAGCCTGGGAACCACAACCGTATACGTCACTCACGATCAAACGGAAGCGATGACGATGGGCGATCGTGTGTGCGTGCTCAAGCAGGGCGTGGTCCAGCAGGTTGATACTCCGCGCACCCTGTACACCAACCCCGGCAATTCCTTCGTGGCCGGTTTCATTGGCACACCGGCCATTACGCTTATCGACGCCGTCGAGGTCAACAACGCGACCGCGACCATTGGAAGCGTGCAGTACAACATCCCGAGCGCGATCGCGTCCAAGATCAATGAGGCGAATGTGCTAGTCGGTGTGCGCCCAGAGAATTGGGAGATTGTTGGAGTAGGTGCCGGCGCTGCGGGCCGGGCAGTGCCGGTCGTGGTTAACATTATCGAGCACCTCGGCGCGCAACAGTACGTTTACGGGACCTGTGCTGCGGATGCTGGCGTGAGCGTGCGCGGCGAAAATATCACCGTGGAGGTCCCGCGCGGGGTTGAGATTGAGAAGGGGGACACAATCTATCTCCGGCCTGCGGCAGGCGGGGCGTTGTTCTTCCACCCAGAGACCGAGATCAACTACGACTACCTCTGA
- the hutI gene encoding imidazolonepropionase: MATLLTGISELRTVSELGTVHDAALLTRGGLIEWVGPADQAPPADETVDLGGRAVLPGWVDSHTHMVFDGNRADEFEARMAGKSYAAGGIAVTMEATRQASTARLDALVAERVAAGHAGGTTSFETKTGYGLDVASEAEAAKVAARHVGDVTFLGAHLVPPGADPETYVGEVVGPMLEAVREHVQWIDVFCERGAFTEAQSRRVLEAGRAAGLGLRVHGNQLGEGPGVRLAVELGAASVDHVNHLTESDIELLAGSETVATILPACDLSTREKLAPARTLLDAGVTVAIASNLNPGTSFTSSMNFCVTTAVLQQHLSLDEAITAATTGGAKALRRHDVGGGKDPSGRPAKGTLVPGAAADLHVLNTTSAIDLAYRPGMPLTWQTWVGGDLVFSA, encoded by the coding sequence ATGGCTACCCTCCTTACCGGAATCTCGGAGCTGCGCACCGTCTCTGAGCTCGGCACGGTTCACGACGCCGCCCTTCTCACCCGCGGCGGTCTCATCGAGTGGGTCGGCCCCGCTGACCAGGCCCCGCCCGCCGACGAGACAGTCGACCTCGGCGGGCGCGCGGTGCTACCCGGTTGGGTGGATTCCCATACCCACATGGTCTTCGACGGCAACCGCGCGGACGAATTCGAGGCCCGCATGGCGGGAAAGTCCTACGCCGCCGGCGGCATCGCGGTAACCATGGAGGCCACCCGACAGGCGAGCACGGCGCGTCTCGACGCCCTGGTGGCCGAGCGCGTCGCCGCAGGCCACGCCGGTGGAACCACCAGCTTCGAGACGAAAACCGGCTACGGCCTCGACGTCGCCTCCGAGGCCGAGGCCGCGAAGGTGGCCGCGCGCCACGTCGGCGACGTCACCTTCCTCGGCGCGCATCTCGTCCCGCCAGGTGCCGACCCGGAGACCTACGTCGGCGAAGTCGTCGGCCCCATGCTCGAAGCGGTGCGCGAACACGTGCAGTGGATCGACGTGTTCTGCGAGCGCGGCGCGTTCACCGAGGCGCAGTCGCGCCGCGTGCTCGAGGCCGGCCGTGCCGCGGGCCTGGGCCTGCGCGTGCACGGCAACCAGCTCGGCGAGGGCCCGGGCGTGCGCCTGGCAGTGGAGCTCGGCGCGGCCAGCGTCGACCACGTCAACCACCTCACCGAGTCCGACATCGAGCTGCTCGCCGGCTCGGAGACGGTGGCAACCATCCTGCCCGCCTGCGACTTGTCCACCCGCGAAAAGCTCGCGCCTGCGCGCACGCTTCTCGACGCCGGCGTGACCGTCGCCATCGCCTCCAACTTGAACCCCGGCACCTCGTTCACCTCGTCGATGAACTTCTGCGTCACCACCGCGGTGCTGCAGCAGCACTTGAGCCTCGACGAGGCGATCACCGCTGCGACCACCGGAGGCGCCAAGGCCCTGCGCCGCCATGACGTCGGCGGCGGCAAGGACCCATCAGGCCGCCCCGCCAAAGGCACCCTGGTGCCCGGCGCGGCAGCGGACCTGCACGTTCTGAACACCACGAGCGCAATCGACCTCGCCTACCGCCCCGGTATGCCGCTGACGTGGCAGACGTGGGTGGGGGGTGATTTGGTGTTCAGCGCCTAG
- a CDS encoding ABC transporter substrate-binding protein, producing MSRTPLRSRLIGLGMALVATAGLTACAGGSMSAGSAGQEGDPSTITFWSNHPGSSRDTELALIEEFEKQNPDLDVELVTAGSNYEEVAQRFNAALAGGDLPDVVVASDVTWFNFALNEATTPLEDLWQENNIDAESYVDTLRDDYEYNGKHYGVPYARSTNLMYWNTDDLQAAGLPTDRGPETWQEFDKWAQKIKADLNKPALTIPDGSNYLDWYFQGMVWAFDGAYSDEWTPTFTSPGTIEAGKFLQDQVRKGHVEISTDPTVAFGNGNVSGLLQSTGSLGGLNKSATVPFITTFLPGPSPSAATGGAGLAIPNGISDERKANAVKFADFMTNEENTITFSQATGYMPVRKDAVTNPREEQFLNENPNARTAIEQLGENTQPQDYARVFVPGGGQRIGAALDRITIGNEDVETVFDELNKETEQVVKRDIEPKL from the coding sequence ATGTCACGCACACCACTTCGATCACGCCTCATCGGGCTCGGCATGGCGCTTGTCGCCACTGCGGGATTGACCGCCTGCGCCGGAGGCAGCATGTCCGCTGGTTCTGCTGGCCAGGAAGGCGACCCCTCTACCATCACCTTCTGGTCGAACCACCCGGGTTCTTCTCGCGACACGGAGCTCGCTCTTATTGAAGAGTTTGAGAAACAGAATCCCGACCTCGACGTCGAGCTCGTGACGGCGGGCTCCAACTACGAGGAAGTTGCTCAGCGCTTCAACGCCGCTCTCGCGGGTGGCGACCTTCCGGACGTCGTTGTCGCGTCCGATGTCACCTGGTTCAACTTCGCACTCAACGAGGCGACGACCCCGCTGGAAGATCTGTGGCAGGAAAACAACATTGACGCCGAGTCCTACGTGGATACGCTTCGTGACGACTACGAGTACAACGGCAAGCACTACGGCGTGCCCTACGCGCGCTCGACGAACTTGATGTACTGGAACACCGACGATCTTCAGGCCGCAGGTCTGCCCACGGACCGTGGCCCCGAAACCTGGCAGGAGTTCGATAAGTGGGCGCAAAAAATCAAGGCTGATCTGAACAAGCCTGCGCTGACGATCCCGGATGGCTCGAACTACTTGGACTGGTACTTCCAGGGCATGGTCTGGGCATTCGACGGTGCGTACTCGGATGAGTGGACGCCGACGTTTACCTCGCCAGGGACGATTGAGGCTGGCAAGTTCCTGCAGGATCAGGTGCGAAAGGGCCACGTGGAAATTTCGACAGATCCGACCGTTGCTTTCGGCAACGGCAACGTCTCGGGCTTGCTCCAGTCCACCGGCTCGCTAGGGGGGCTGAACAAGTCCGCCACGGTCCCGTTTATCACGACGTTCCTTCCTGGCCCCAGCCCGTCTGCGGCAACTGGTGGTGCTGGCCTGGCAATCCCGAACGGTATCTCCGATGAACGCAAAGCCAACGCGGTGAAGTTTGCGGACTTCATGACCAACGAGGAGAACACGATCACCTTCTCGCAGGCGACCGGGTACATGCCCGTGCGCAAGGATGCGGTCACCAACCCGCGTGAGGAGCAATTCCTGAACGAAAACCCGAATGCGCGCACCGCGATTGAGCAGCTCGGGGAAAACACCCAGCCCCAGGACTACGCCCGCGTCTTTGTTCCTGGCGGCGGCCAGCGCATTGGAGCGGCGTTGGACCGCATCACCATCGGCAACGAGGACGTCGAGACGGTCTTTGACGAGCTGAACAAAGAAACCGAGCAAGTCGTCAAGCGCGACATCGAGCCGAAGCTCTAA